TAACAATAGAAGAAACATCTACTTCATATGTacttcatatgtatatgtataaaaaaatatcacatgTAAGACTAAATGCATGACAGCAGTGTGTGAAACTGAAACCAGAAACAGTACAATCAAAATAAGGAGCTAGACATCAGATAAGCCCTCAAAAGACACCAAAAATGTCTCAATGATTCTTGGGTGGCAGGTTCACGTCATATCCTGCTGCTTTCAAATGTACCTGCGGTTTTCTCTTTATTTCCATGCAAATATTTAGACATTTTAATATGAGCTAAGAAACCGCAAAAAAAGTAAATGGTGTCCATAAAGCACGAGAATCAATAAACACAAAATAAACTTCACAAACTGTCAAAATCTCAACGGATAACAACACTGACAGTTTTTCATTACATGCCATAAACATATTATTTTTAAGGTCACCAAGAGCTAAACTTTGACAGTGCAAACTCAGGGGTACAATATCAAATGAGACTGTATTATTTATATCAGAATATTAATTTATATTTCAAAACCAAGATTTAGTATGTGTGAGAGAGCTGTGTTCATTTTGAATTCATTTGGAATGTAACAGTTATGCAGATACTGCAGTCTTTTAACTGTTGCTCCGAACCTGTATACCCCACAGGTATGCTCGGCAAGGTTTTAAAATaccctctactactactatttAGTAATAGCTGGATTACCAGTTGTATTACCATCTATTAAGACAATGTTACCTTGCATTTGCACTGTCAAAACGAAGCCCCAACAAGTTCATTTCAGATCAAAGCAAAATGCAATGCGTTGTGACCACATGAGCCCAGTCTATCAGTTGACAGCTGACTCACTGATGATCAAAAAATTAAATCACACTTGAGGAGAAGTTACAGTAGCAACCAATACAGAGCATTCAAACAGAATGGAACTCTAGGTACCTTTAGTAGATTTGATTAACATTGTTCACAAGGTTTTCCTTTAAATATGTCTCTAACGTGTACATTTTAATGTACTGCTGTGCTTGCCCCGGTATGACTTTATTTAGAATCTGATCTAAAAGTGATGATCTCTGTTaatctaaaaaataaataaatatgcagtgAACTGAGCGCTAACATTTTTGGAGTCATCAATAATAAATGTAGCTGGAAATGTTCTTCATCAATGTTTTACGAGTAGCAACAAAGAGGACACAGAATAGTGATATGTGTGCAATACAGGCACAAATCATTGGAGTAAAATGAATGGTGCCTTCTTTCAATCATTTGAGAATGTGAAATACATACTGTATGGAAATCACCAGTGGGCAACGTTAAAATTTGACGATTATTTTGGTGCACATAATTTGACATTCTGTTGAAGTAGAGCTATATCGTACCACCCATCCTGTAACCTGAGCCATCTAGAATTATGATACAATAATGAAACGAATGCCTTGAACTCATTTTCTCTGTTCTTCTCTTTCAAAATCCTCACtcctgcattacttgctgttaCTTCTTCTCATTAAACTACAAATGAATTTGGCAAGTCAGTaaaaaaaggaagaaaaaaagaaacattGCGATCTTTTCCCCTTTGTGTCTTTTTTATGTTTTAGTTCATAAAAGTAATTAGTTCATAAAACTACCATTTATCAGATGAGTCGCTCAGCCTATAGTTCTTGTGACTGTGCTTGTCGTTGTTGTagggaggggacagggaggagtgctgggtggaggtggtggtggagctcAGTCTGTGGTTGTAGGCATCATTGCTGTTAGTACCCGGCTCCTCCTTCACCTTCACCCCCCCTGGCACTGACCCCTGGGTCCCCTCTGCCtggtccctcccctccctcctcagcTGAGCGCTGCCTTTCTGCAGCATGTAGTATAGGATGGGGTTGGAGCGGGTCAGCCGGGGGGAGTCTGGGCTCGAATCAGAGCACTCCTCCTCCCGGTCCCGACCTGCCCACCGCCCTGGGCTCTCCGGCTCCCGTTTCACTGGAGTGGGGTCCCGTTTGGGCGAGTCCTGGTGGGGTGGGAGGGCTGTGTGGCGCCCCCAGGGGGAGCGTTGGCTGCTGTCCCCAGTTGGGGGGGTTGTTGGCTGCGGTCTGAGGTGGCTGGGGGGCCCTGAACTGAGGGAGTTATGGGAGTTGGGGTGGTGCCAGGGCAGGGTAGGCAGGTTGAGGAGGTTGTGGTGATTGTAGCCCGGCTGATTGAGGTTAAGGACGCTCCCATTGGCTTTACCATTGGCCTGCAGGACAGAGGGGCTGGGCCCCCCCCGGGGATGCTGGGACAGCTCCTTCAGACAGTTGTCAGACAAGAGCAGCTGTTTAAGCACATTGAAGCCCCGGCTCTCCCTAGGGAGGAGAGCTTCACTGCTGGGGCTCCTGGCTTGGGTCTCTTCCACTTTAGGGCCCCTCAGGGCCTTGTGGTAGTCAGGCTCCTCCTGTATCTGCTTATGGACCAGGCTATGAACCAGGCTGCTGTGGCTGTAGCTGCCTCCACTGTCCACCACTGCCCGCTGAGGGCTGCCATTGTTCAGGCTCTCAGCCAGCTCCGTGCAGAGCCGTATCTTTTTAGGGCTGGGCCCCTGgtggtggtagtctctctgctcctcctttACATGGACAGGGCTGGGCCGGCGATCTGTTTGCAGTTGTGCAGCGCTGGTGTAGTAGGTAGCGCTCTGCTGTTTTAAGAGCTGGCTCAGGAGGCCATATTTAGCAATGACTTCTGTGGGCCGGGGCTCTGTTTTTAGGTCCTGCTGGGGTTCAGAGAATGGGTTATGCCTGTAGTTATACCCTGCTCCTCCTCCCCGTCTCTTTTGGCTCGTCACATCCTCACACACAGCAGAGGACAACAGGTCCAGGCCCTCCTCCCCCGGTTCAGTTTTGACCTTGATGTCTGCTGCCGTGGGCCCGTTGGAGTTGTCACAGATGACAGAAGTGCCAGGGGGCTTCTCATAGCAGCCCCCCGCCGCCGTCTCCACACTGCCCCTCCCACCAGACCTGTCTCTGTGGGTGGCTGAGGCCacggaggaggtagaggaggaaccTGCTCCCAGCAGGAGCTGCAGCACCGTGCGACGCTCTAGAAGATTCTCGATCTGGGATGCGGGGGGCGACACTTCCCCCCAACGGCTGAACGACGGTGTGCCGCTGCCTGAGGGCCCGTCTGAGAGGGGGGTACATGTTGTGTTACTCTGGATGGGGGCGTTGAGCCTCTCCAGCAGGGCCAGAGGCCTGCCACCACCCACCTCCAGATCCTGGCTGGGTACTTTGCTAGGAACCATGGGCGGGGAGGGTGAGGCGGTGCCGCATTGGGCCAGGTTCTGTAACAGTTTGCTGGCGCTGAACGCCGGCTCAGTTGCAGCTTTCTCAACAGGGAAGGGTTTAGACTTACATAGATCCAGAGGGCTAGACTGGACATAGGGAGAGGGGTAGGAGAACGGGGACGGGGTGCTGCTGGGGTCTCGGCTGAGAGAGTACATGGGAAGGCCTGGGCCTGGTCTGTCCAGAGGGCTCTGTATCCTGACTTCCTCCCAGGGGGCCAGTGATTTAAGTGGGACCCGTGACAGACTGGACAGAGTTGCGTCATGCTGCAAATCTGGATTAACCACAATTTTGTTTACCTTGTCGTTATTCCTGCGCTCCAGAAGGAGCTGCATGAGAGTGACCTTGGGCTGGGATTTAAGGTCTGGGCTCATTTCAAGCTCCTTCTTAACCTGGGTGACCTTTGGCCCGGAGGGATCCGGCTTCCACTTGTTTAGAAGGGACTCAGTAAGTTTGTCTAAGGACGAGGACGAGGAGGAACAGAAAGtcgtggaggaagaggagagaatggtagaggaggaagagaaagcaaTAGTGGAAGAGGAAAAGACAGGGGGGGCAGAGGAGAAAACAGCAGAAGAGGAGTTGGAGGAGAAAGCagtagaagaggaggagtaagAAGCAGACGTGGAAGAGGAGGTGGCTTTAGGCCTGGTCTCTGGAGCTCTGGTGCTGGCCCTGCTCCTCATAGAGAGGTCAATGGGAGAGCAGCTGGAGAAGGAGATCTCTGCATCGCTgcagctctcctctctcttggcCAGGCTTTTCTCCTGGACAGAGCACTCACTGTCAGAGGTGACTGAGGAGCCGCGGCTGGCAGGCAGGACCCCGCAGTCGTCCTCCAGGTGCCCGTTCTTAGTCAGCTGCTtctggttgttgtggttgttgaggAGCAGCAGGAGCAGGCTGCTGCAGGTCTGGGGAGGCCTGGTGGAGCGCGAATCAAATCCCCGTTTCTCCCTAGTGGGGGTTTGGGGTTGGGTCTGGGTGTTGTGGGTGAGGggcagaggagggggggttgggtGTGGTGAGCTGTGGACTGGCAGCAGAGAGGAGGGGCTCCGCTGGCTGGAGCTGGAGTTTAGTGCCAGTCGGGGGAGTGTTGCTGTCGTTGTCCCGTTTTGGGTGGTTAAGGAGCTTAGCACGtctagggtggtggtggtggcgctGGTGGGCGGAGCATCTTCTGTGCTGGGCGGTCTCTTGTCCTGGGTCTGTTGCGTTGCCATGGCGGCCAGCCTCTCGCTGGCTGAGCGCCCAGAGAGCTGGGCCTTGAGGGCGTGCTCCCGGGAATACTGCTGCAGGTGGGCCTCACTGGACAGCAGAAGGGCCAGTTGACTGCAGGCCACACTGGGCTTGGGAGAGGGGGCAGGGCTGGAGCGGATCTTCACCAGGTTGGCCACAGCCTTGAGCCGTTCAGCACAGGACACAGCATcagtggcagcagcagcagcaatggGGGCGGAGGGAGGCGTGCTGCTCTGCACCGAGCGGGGGGACTCACAGGGCCTTTCCTGGCTGTGGCCGTGGCTGTGGCCTCGCCGGCTGTAAGGCGTGCTGCTGTGGTTCTGCAGCTTGGTCTTCCTCATCAGGCCCTTGAGGCGGCTGGAGGCCATTCCGTAGCAGGGGAGCTGCTCCTTGTCTGCAGGAGGAGGGGGATCGGTGGGCGGGGAGTGCTCGCTGGGGGGTTTGGTGGACTGCTGCGACATGGCCACACTCTGCAGTCTGGAGCTGAATGACTGGAGCAGGGAGGCCAGCAGTGTGCTCTCCCCAGCGTGAGGAGAGCCCTCCAGGGCCCCGTTTTGcaggcctcctcctcctccctggccGTTCAGCTCAACAGGGGGGGAGCTCAGCCTCTGGGCCCCAGGCTCGTTCCAGGGCCCTGAGCGGAGCAGCCGGGCCTTCTTCAGGTTCTGGGAGGCCCCATGGTGCAGTGTGGGACCGTTCCCATTGCCAGCCTTCTGAACAGCGGCAAT
The sequence above is a segment of the Salvelinus alpinus chromosome 1, SLU_Salpinus.1, whole genome shotgun sequence genome. Coding sequences within it:
- the LOC139532830 gene encoding nuclear receptor-interacting protein 1-like — protein: MTHGEEPGPETHTDSAVLTYLEGLLMHPVAAGPGATATRRSEAPHGHGNQMEQVNKAARPFQLPSHSPAIAAVQKAGNGNGPTLHHGASQNLKKARLLRSGPWNEPGAQRLSSPPVELNGQGGGGGLQNGALEGSPHAGESTLLASLLQSFSSRLQSVAMSQQSTKPPSEHSPPTDPPPPADKEQLPCYGMASSRLKGLMRKTKLQNHSSTPYSRRGHSHGHSQERPCESPRSVQSSTPPSAPIAAAAATDAVSCAERLKAVANLVKIRSSPAPSPKPSVACSQLALLLSSEAHLQQYSREHALKAQLSGRSASERLAAMATQQTQDKRPPSTEDAPPTSATTTTLDVLSSLTTQNGTTTATLPRLALNSSSSQRSPSSLLPVHSSPHPTPPPLPLTHNTQTQPQTPTREKRGFDSRSTRPPQTCSSLLLLLLNNHNNQKQLTKNGHLEDDCGVLPASRGSSVTSDSECSVQEKSLAKREESCSDAEISFSSCSPIDLSMRSRASTRAPETRPKATSSSTSASYSSSSTAFSSNSSSAVFSSAPPVFSSSTIAFSSSSTILSSSSTTFCSSSSSSLDKLTESLLNKWKPDPSGPKVTQVKKELEMSPDLKSQPKVTLMQLLLERRNNDKVNKIVVNPDLQHDATLSSLSRVPLKSLAPWEEVRIQSPLDRPGPGLPMYSLSRDPSSTPSPFSYPSPYVQSSPLDLCKSKPFPVEKAATEPAFSASKLLQNLAQCGTASPSPPMVPSKVPSQDLEVGGGRPLALLERLNAPIQSNTTCTPLSDGPSGSGTPSFSRWGEVSPPASQIENLLERRTVLQLLLGAGSSSTSSVASATHRDRSGGRGSVETAAGGCYEKPPGTSVICDNSNGPTAADIKVKTEPGEEGLDLLSSAVCEDVTSQKRRGGGAGYNYRHNPFSEPQQDLKTEPRPTEVIAKYGLLSQLLKQQSATYYTSAAQLQTDRRPSPVHVKEEQRDYHHQGPSPKKIRLCTELAESLNNGSPQRAVVDSGGSYSHSSLVHSLVHKQIQEEPDYHKALRGPKVEETQARSPSSEALLPRESRGFNVLKQLLLSDNCLKELSQHPRGGPSPSVLQANGKANGSVLNLNQPGYNHHNLLNLPTLPWHHPNSHNSLSSGPPSHLRPQPTTPPTGDSSQRSPWGRHTALPPHQDSPKRDPTPVKREPESPGRWAGRDREEECSDSSPDSPRLTRSNPILYYMLQKGSAQLRREGRDQAEGTQGSVPGGVKVKEEPGTNSNDAYNHRLSSTTTSTQHSSLSPPYNNDKHSHKNYRLSDSSDKW